Proteins co-encoded in one Papaver somniferum cultivar HN1 chromosome 5, ASM357369v1, whole genome shotgun sequence genomic window:
- the LOC113278529 gene encoding protein PARTING DANCERS-like: MANLRPTYSNYQPTNPSDAPSPGVGGVCMMQTKWRDEQHPSLIHSISSFLADNSFKLNFVPIGPDFIFNCGGLSVAFLFLTKWDCNISSSIFSRVQKLKGQFAHFYVIITLPTQEQNDSFTRSYFKYGMELGKPTFVPVQDLEMGFEKIVRIAHSRGVCKRQGVIAKINAEREQSVLVMDQFVKVVTSIPGINNHDANTLYAAIGSIQAISQASKSLILEKTDLSAEKADTITRFFRDPNYYLSVKLN; the protein is encoded by the exons ATGGCGAATCTGAGACCAACTTACAGTAATTATCAACCTACAAACCCTTCAGATGCTCCTAGTCCAG GAGTTGGTGGTGTGTGTATGATGCAAACCAAATGGAGAGATGAACAACATCCATCCCTCATTCATTCCATTTCCTCTTTCCTTGCAGACAATTCGTTCAAACTAAACTTTGTCCCTATCGGCCCC GATTTCATATTTAACTGTGGAGGACTCTCAGTCGCATTCTTATTTCTCACAAAATGGGACTGCAACATCTCTTCCTCCATCTTTAGCAG AGTGCAGAAGCTGAAGGGGCAGTTTGCGCATTTTTATGTCATTATCACCCTTCCGACCCAGGAACAAAATGACTCCTTCACTCGCTCCTACTTCAA GTATGGTATGGAGCTTGGGAAACCAACTTTTGTGCCGGTTCAAGACTTGGAGATGGGATTTGAGAAGATTGTGAGAATTGCTCATTCTCGTGGAG TTTGCAAGCGACAGGGTGTAATTGCCAAGATAAATGCCGAG AGGGAGCAATCAGTTCTAGTGATGGACCAGTTCGTCAAAGTGGTTACCTCAATACCCGGGATCAACAACCATGATGCTAATACG CTCTATGCAGCAATTGGTTCTATACAAGCAATATCCCAGGCATCAAAAAGCCTAATTTTGGAGAAAACAGATCTTTCAGCAGAAAAGGCAGACACAATAACAAGATTTTTTAGGGATCCAAACTATTATCTAAGCGTCAAACTCAATTGA
- the LOC113280670 gene encoding putative invertase inhibitor, producing the protein MKLSTFSLLYLTFSYLLFLFIFSHGVNAADITESTCNKAAKSSPNVKYHYCLSSFKANPNSRNANIQQLGIISTELAKSKANSISSSIKSLLEKNKNRADNKYLQDCLEMYSSAVSDLEKVVEAFIARDYFKANIRMSAAIDASTNCEDGFKETGLVSPLTKMNDSYFQTTAIALAITNMA; encoded by the coding sequence atgaagcTATCTACTTTCTCTTTACTCTACCTCACTTTCTCATATCTGTTATTTCTCTTTATTTTCTCTCATGGTGTCAATGCTGCTGACATAACTGAATCTACGTGCAACAAGGCGGCGAAAAGCAGTCCAAATGTAAAATACCATTACTGCTTGAGTTCTTTTAAAGCGAATCCTAATAGCCGAAATGCCAACATACAACAACTTGGAATTATTTCAACAGAATTAGCAAAATCGAAGGCAAATTCCATAAGTTCTAGTATCAAAAGTTTGTTGGAGAAGAATAAGAATCGAGCTGATAACAAATACTTGCAGGATTGCTTGGAAATGTACTCAAGTGCTGTTTCGGATTTAGAAAAGGTTGTCGAAGCTTTTATTGCTAGAGATTATTTCAAAGCTAATATCCGAATGAGTGCAGCTATAGACGCTTCGACTAATTGCGAGGATGGGTTTAAAGAGACAGGTTTGGTTTCTCCGTTGACGAAGATGAACGATAGTTATTTTCAAACAACTGCAATCGCTCTTGCCATTACTAACATGGCCTGA
- the LOC113284489 gene encoding 60S ribosomal protein L26-1, translating into MKFNPRVSSSRRKNRKAHFTAPSSVRRVLMSSPLSSELRSKYNVRSVPVRKDDEVQVVRGTFKGREGKVIQVYRKKWVIHVERITREKVNGSTVNVGVNPSKCVITKLRLDKDRKSLLDRKAKGRAAADKDKGTKFTTDDVMQNVD; encoded by the coding sequence ATGAAGTTCAATCCCAGAGTTTCATCATCAAGAAGGAAGAACCGCAAGGCTCACTTCACAGCACCATCAAGTGTTCGTAGGGTTCTTATGAGTTCCCCCCTTTCATCTGAACTCCGCAGCAAATACAATGTAAGATCTGTTCCAGTTCGCAAAGACGATGAAGTTCAGGTTGTAAGAGGAACTTTCAAGGGCCGTGAAGGAAAGGTTATTCAAGTTTATCGCAAGAAATGGGTTATTCATGTTGAGAGAATTACAAGAGAGAAAGTGAATGGATCTACTGTTAATGTTGGCGTTAATCCATCAAAGTGTGTTATTACTAAGCTCAGACTTGATAAGGATAGGAAGTCGCTCTTGGATCGTAAGGCCAAAGGTAGAGCTGCTGCTGATAAAGATAAGGGTACCAAGTTTACTACTGATGATGTTATGCAGAACgttgattga